A window of the Eulemur rufifrons isolate Redbay chromosome 6, OSU_ERuf_1, whole genome shotgun sequence genome harbors these coding sequences:
- the LOC138384053 gene encoding olfactory receptor 52K1 — MSTSNITSTHPAAFLLVGIPGLEHLHIWISIPFCFAYTLALLGNCTLLFIIRADAALHEPMYLFLAMLATIDLVLSSTTLPKMLAIFWFRDREINFYACLVQMFFLHSFSIMESTVLLAMAFDRYVAICKPLHYTTVLTGPLITKIGMAAVARAVTLMTPLPFLLRRFHYCRGSVIAHCYCEHMAVVRLACGDTRFNNIYGIAVAMFIVVLDLLFVILSYIFILRAVLQLASQEARYKAFGTCVSHIGAILSTYTPVVISSVMHRVARRAAPHVHILLAIFYLLFPPMINPIIYGVKTKQIRDHVLGLFRRKDM, encoded by the coding sequence ATGTCAACCTCCAATATTACCTCAACTCACCCAGCTGCCTTCTTGTTGGTAGGAATTCCTGGTTTGGAACACCTGCACATCTGGATCTCTATCCCCTTCTGCTTTGCCTATACTCTGGCTCTGCTTGGAAACTGCACCCTTCTCTTCATCATCCGGGCTGATGCAGCCCTCCATGAGCCCATGTACCTCTTTTTAGCCATGCTGGCAACCATTGACCTGGTCCTCTCTTCTACAACACTTCCAAAAATGCTTGCTATTTTTTGGTTCAGAGATCGAGAGATCAACTTCTATGCCTGTCTGGTCCAGATGTTCTTTCTTCACTCCTTCTCCATCATGGAGTCCACAGTGCTGCTGGCCATGGCCtttgaccgctatgtggccatctgcaagccactGCATTATACCACAGTCCTGACCGGGCCCCTTATCACCAAGATTGGCATGGCTGCTGTGGCCAGGGCTGTGACACTAATGACTCCACTCCCCTTTCTGCTAAGACGCTTCCACTACTGCCGAGGCTCAGTGATTGCCCACTGCTACTGTGAACACATGGCAGTGGTGAGACTGGCGTGTGGGGACACCCGCTTCAATAATATCTATGGCATTGCTGTGGCCATGTTTATTGTGGTGTTGGACCTGCTCTTTGTTATCCTGTCTTATATCTTTATCCTTCGGGCAGTTCTACAGCTTGCCTCTCAGGAAGCACGCTACAAGGCATTTGGGACATGTGTGTCTCACATAGGTGCTATCCTGTCCACCTACACTCCTGTGGTCATCTCCTCAGTCATGCACCGTGTGGCCCGCCGTGCTGCCCCTCATGTTCACATACTCCTTGctatcttctatcttctttttccaCCCATGATAAATCCCATCATTTATGGTGTCAAGACCAAGCAGATTCGTGATCACGTGCTTGGTCTATTCCGGAGAAAGGATATGTAG